A single genomic interval of Aedes aegypti strain LVP_AGWG chromosome 1, AaegL5.0 Primary Assembly, whole genome shotgun sequence harbors:
- the LOC5566771 gene encoding nuclear pore complex protein Nup50 — protein MAKRGAQSDLNHDNWNEEEEPEEAGKFAIASEDELKKRVIKTARRRVTGADSGSSSGGTGSVFSGFKGFSAVTSTPAAPLAAGKTSKDGASPFSFLSNISKPTNGTAAGSSVSSATTSALGASIFATTDPNKKPFSGFGSPPKAPAAAPAVVSSGDKKEDVGKTDDYVESIKALNQSVATWISDKVKENPLCKLTPIFKDYEKYLTEIESKKDKDESKDSASPAPAAAKTTGFTFGSVSPAAPPASTKTFSFGIGASTAPSTGTGFTFANVKPPALEQKSDDKEEGEADDDEPPKVEFTPVEEKDSLYSKRCKLFVKVDGKFSDRGVGTVHIKKVDSKVQVLVRADTNLGNILLNIILNESVPLQRMGKNNVMMVCLPTPESKPPPTSVLLRVKTAEGADELYETLKKHKPT, from the coding sequence ATGGCGAAACGCGGTGCCCAATCGGATCTGAACCACGACAACTGGAACGAAGAGGAAGAACCGGAGGAGGCTGGTAAGTTTGCTATCGCCTCCGAGGATGAACTGAAGAAGAGGGTCATCAAAACGGCTCGGCGTCGCGTTACCGGGGCGGATTCCGGCTCGTCTTCCGGTGGCACCGGTTCGGTGTTCAGCGGATTCAAGGGATTCTCGGCGGTTACCTCCACGCCGGCTGCACCCTTGGCCGCTGGAAAGACGAGTAAGGATGGAGCCAGTCCGTTTTCGTTCTTGAGCAACATCAGCAAACCGACGAACGGAACGGCGGCGGGAAGTTCTGTTTCTAGTGCCACAACTTCGGCGCTTGGGGCAAGCATCTTTGCCACGACGGATCCTAATAAGAAGCCGTTTTCCGGCTTTGGAAGTCCACCGAAGGCTCCGGCAGCTGCTCCGGCGGTTGTCAGTTCCGGGGACAAGAAGGAAGATGTCGGTAAGACCGATGATTACGTGGAAAGCATCAAAGCGTTAAATCAATCCGTAGCGACTTGGATTTCGGACAAGGTGAAGGAGAATCCGCTCTGCAAGTTGACTCCAATTTTCAAGGACTACGAAAAGTACTTGACCGAAATTGAATCGAAGAAAGATAAGGACGAGAGCAAGGATTCCGCTTCACCGGCTCCAGCAGCCGCCAAGACAACCGGATTCACTTTCGGAAGTGTGTCTCCAGCAGCGCCTCCGGCTTCAACTAAGACCTTTAGCTTTGGAATAGGTGCTTCCACAGCTCCATCAACCGGAACTGGGTTCACATTCGCCAACGTTAAACCTCCCGCATTGGAGCAAAAGTCGGACGACAAAGAGGAGGGCGAAGCCGACGATGATGAACCCCCGAAAGTCGAGTTCACTCCGGTCGAAGAGAAGGACAGTCTCTATTCCAAGCGCTGTAAGCTGTTCGTAAAAGTGGACGGTAAATTCAGCGATCGTGGCGTCGGAACCGTACACATCAAGAAGGTGGATTCCAAGGTGCAGGTCCTGGTCAGAGCGGACACCAACCTGGGTAATATCCTACTGAACATCATTCTGAACGAATCGGTTCCCCTGCAAAGGATGGGCAAGAACAACGTGATGATGGTTTGCCTGCCAACGCCGGAATCGAAACCGCCGCCAACGTCGGTGTTGCTGCGGGTTAAGACGGCCGAGGGAGCGGACGAGCTGTATGAGACGCTCAAGAAGCACAAACCCACTTAG